One genomic segment of Dysosmobacter sp. Marseille-Q4140 includes these proteins:
- a CDS encoding DeoR/GlpR transcriptional regulator yields MNERQSKILYFIESKGSVQIKELQELVSDYTPMTLWRDLAKLEELGYIRRYRGGASAIRNQFTEQEQSFFYRLKKNVYEKEEISRIAVGLLNSYHALYLDGGSTTYSLAKRLPDGHFTIITSGANIAVELSQRNGYNVNLLGGQVIGTTLACSGPQAEDMLGSMNVDVAVLSTSGFSLENGFASGYLSEAHLKKRVIEKASSCVIMLMDKGKIGKVQPFTFGRPNDIDVLITDEELPQNVMEEMGKHHVKVFFPKDGYEEQERRAWLEEFLSTQKRYSRSGTN; encoded by the coding sequence ATGAATGAGAGACAGTCTAAAATTTTATATTTCATTGAGAGCAAGGGCAGCGTGCAGATCAAGGAGCTGCAGGAGCTTGTGTCGGACTATACGCCCATGACGCTATGGCGTGACTTGGCCAAATTAGAGGAACTGGGTTACATCCGCCGTTACCGCGGAGGCGCTTCCGCAATCCGAAACCAGTTTACAGAACAGGAGCAGTCCTTTTTCTACCGGCTGAAAAAAAATGTCTACGAAAAAGAAGAGATTTCAAGGATTGCCGTGGGATTGCTGAATTCCTACCACGCCCTCTACCTGGACGGCGGAAGCACAACGTATTCGTTGGCCAAACGGCTGCCGGACGGGCATTTTACCATCATCACCAGCGGAGCCAATATCGCGGTAGAGCTCTCCCAGCGAAATGGATACAACGTAAATTTACTGGGCGGCCAGGTGATCGGCACGACCCTGGCTTGTTCAGGGCCTCAGGCAGAGGACATGCTCGGCAGCATGAATGTTGATGTAGCGGTGCTGTCCACATCTGGTTTTTCCCTGGAAAACGGATTCGCCAGCGGATATCTCAGTGAAGCGCATTTGAAAAAACGCGTCATTGAAAAAGCCTCTTCCTGCGTGATCATGCTGATGGATAAAGGCAAAATCGGAAAAGTCCAGCCGTTTACTTTCGGCCGTCCCAACGACATCGATGTCTTGATTACGGATGAAGAGCTTCCACAAAACGTCATGGAAGAGATGGGGAAACATCACGTAAAGGTGTTTTTTCCAAAAGATGGTTACGAGGAACAGGAGCGAAGGGCCTGGCTGGAGGAATTTTTGTCTACGCAAAAGAGGTATTCCCGTTCCGGCACCAATTGA